One Variibacter gotjawalensis genomic window, TCGGCGGCTATGCGCTGCTGTTCTCCACGGCACCGATGGTACGCGTTTACGCCCGCGCGCGTCGCTGGATCGAAGCGACGCTTGCAGCCGTCTTCGCCTATGCGGGGATCAGGTTGCTGCTCCTGCGAACTTAATCGCAGAAGCGCGCCCTTACGACGCGCGCTCGACAGCCTTGCCGAACCGCTCGTCGAACGAATAGCCGGAACCGCGCACCGTACGGATCGGGTCGCTGTTGCGGCCGCGATTGAGGATTTTCCGCAGGCGGCCGATGTGAACGTCGACCGTACGCTCGTCGATATAGATGTCGCGGCCCCAGACACCGTCGAGCAACTGCTCGCGCGAATAGACGCGGCCAGGGCTCTGCATAAAGAACTCGAGCAACCGGAACTCGGTCGGCCCAAGCTGCAGTTCGCGCCCGTTGCGGAATACGCGACGGCGCTCGCGGTCGAGTTCGAGATCGCCGGCCGACAGCATGTTGGCGACGCGTTCCGGACGCGTCCGCCGTAGCAGCGCCTGCACGCGGGCGACCAGCTCCGGCACCGAGAACGGCTTGACGATGTAATCGTCCGCGCCGGTATCGAGACCACGCAGACGCTCGGACTCTTCGCCGCGCGCCGTCAGCATAATGATCGGCAGACGGTCCGTTTCGGGCCGTGCGCGCAAGCGGCGGCACAGCTCGATGCCGGAAAGGCCCGGAAGCATCCAATCGAGAAGGACGAGATCCGGCAGGCTTTCCTTGAGCCTTACTTCTGCTTCGTCGCCGTGGCCGACCGCGTCAACCTCGAAGCCCTCGGCCTCGAGATTGTAGCGGAGCAGCATCGTCAACGGTTCTTCGTCTTCGACGATGAGGATGCGAGCCTTCATGTTCACCCCGGATACGGGACCGTCGTCGTGCTGGTGAAGTCACCCTTCGGACGCTCGTCCGAAAGTGTCTTACCCTCCACCATGTAGTGCACGGTCTCGGCGATGTTCGTCGCATGGTCGCCCATGCGCTCGATGTTCTTGGCGCAGAAGAGAAGATGCGTGCAGAACGTGATGTTGCGCGGATCTTCCATCATGTAGGTCAGCAATTCGCGGAACAGCGAGTTGTTGACCGCGTCGATCGCTTCGTCGCCCCGCCAGACGCGCAGCGCCTGTTCGGTGTCGCGGCGCGCGAACGCGTCGAGCACGTCTTTAAGCGCCGCGAGAACGAGTTCGCTCATGCTCTCGACACCGCGCATGACGGTCGGGTAGCGGAACTCACGGCCGAGCGCGACGACGCGCTTGGCGATATTCTTCGCAAGATCGCCGATCCGCTCGAGATCGTTCGATACGCGCAGCGCACCGATGATCTCGCGCAGGTCCGTCGCCATCGGCTGGCGGCGCGCGATCGTGAGCACGGCTTTCTCTTCGAGCTCGCGCTGCAGAGCGTCAAGCGTCGCATCCGACGACACGACTCGCTGCGCCAGAACGACGTCGCGGGTGTTGAGCGCGTCGACCGCGTCGGCGATCTGCTGTTCCGCAATGCCGCCCATTTCGACGACCAGACGCTGCAATTCCTGCAGGTCGACGTCGAAGGCCTTCATCGTGTGTTCTGTCATCGTCGCGTTCCCCGGCAGGTTGGTCGGGCTCATCCGAACCGTCCCGTGATGTAATCTTGCGTGCGCTTGTCGGTCGGATTGGTGAAAATCTGATTGGTCTCGCCGAACTCGATGAGGTCGCCGAGATACATGAACGTCGTGTAGTCGGAGCAACGCGCAGCTTGCTGCATGTTGTGCGTCACGATCGCGATTGTGTATTTTTCTTTCAGCTCGCCGATCAGCTCTTCGATGCGCGCCGTCGAAATCGGATCGAGCGCCGAGCACGGCTCGTCGAACAAGATCACTTCTGGCCGGATCGCCACCGTGCGAGCGATGCACAGACGCTGCTGCTGGCCGCCCGACAGGCTGAGCCCGCTGGCGTTGAGCTTGTCCTTGACTTCGTTCCACAACGCGCCGCCTTTCAGTGCGGCTTCGATGCGGTCGTCCATCTCAGACTTCGGCAGCTTCTCGTAGAGCCGGATGCCGAACGCGATGTTTTCGTAGATCGTCATCGGAAACGGCGTCGGCTTCTGGAACACCATGCCGACGCGAGCACGCAGCAAGTTGAGGTCCAGTTTCGGGTCGAGGATGTTGGTGCCGTCGAGCAGCACTTCACCTTCGGCGCGCTGCCCCGGATAAAGGTCGTACATCCGGTTGAAGACGCGCAGCAGCGTTGACTTGCCACAGCCTGACGGGCCGATGAAGGCCGTCACGCGGTTCGCCGCAAGCTTCAGGTTGATGTTCTTCAGCGCATGCGACTGCCCGTAATAGAAGTTGAGGTTACGCGCCGTGATGCGCGCTTTCTCTTCCGGCGCGGCCGTCATCATGGGCGGCATTCCCGGTCGCGAAGCTTCAATGGGAGTGATTTGGTTCATTTGGGAGCCTTTTCAGCAGCGAGGAGGCGTGCGCCGATGTTGAGTGCGAGCACCGCGACCGTGATGATCAATGCGCCGGCCCATGCGAGCTGTTTCCAGTAGTCGTACGGGCTCTGGACGAAGTTGTTGATGGTGACGGGAAGGTTTGCCATCGCTTTACCGAGGTTGGCGCTGAAGAACTGATTGCTCAGCGCCGTGAAAAGCAGCGGCGCCGTTTCACCGGCGACCCGCGCGGTGGCGAGCAGCACACCCGTAACCAGGCCTGCACGTGCCGCCCGATAGGCGACGCGTTTGATCACGAGCGACCGCGGCAGCCCGAGCGCCGAAGCGGCTTCACGCAGCGGATTCGGCACCAGCAGCAGCATGTCCTCGGTCGTGCGCAGCACCACCGGGATCACGATGACGGCGAGGGCGAGACCGCCGGCGAGACCCGAGAAGCCCCCCATCGGAACGACGACCGCGCCGTAGATGAAGAGGCCGATGATGATCGACGGCGCGCTGAGCAGAATGTCGTTGATGAAGCGCACCACCGTCGTCAAGCGATCGTGACGGCC contains:
- the phoU gene encoding phosphate signaling complex protein PhoU, with the translated sequence MSPTNLPGNATMTEHTMKAFDVDLQELQRLVVEMGGIAEQQIADAVDALNTRDVVLAQRVVSSDATLDALQRELEEKAVLTIARRQPMATDLREIIGALRVSNDLERIGDLAKNIAKRVVALGREFRYPTVMRGVESMSELVLAALKDVLDAFARRDTEQALRVWRGDEAIDAVNNSLFRELLTYMMEDPRNITFCTHLLFCAKNIERMGDHATNIAETVHYMVEGKTLSDERPKGDFTSTTTVPYPG
- the phoB gene encoding phosphate regulon transcriptional regulator PhoB, whose amino-acid sequence is MKARILIVEDEEPLTMLLRYNLEAEGFEVDAVGHGDEAEVRLKESLPDLVLLDWMLPGLSGIELCRRLRARPETDRLPIIMLTARGEESERLRGLDTGADDYIVKPFSVPELVARVQALLRRTRPERVANMLSAGDLELDRERRRVFRNGRELQLGPTEFRLLEFFMQSPGRVYSREQLLDGVWGRDIYIDERTVDVHIGRLRKILNRGRNSDPIRTVRGSGYSFDERFGKAVERAS
- the pstB gene encoding phosphate ABC transporter ATP-binding protein PstB, with the protein product MPPMMTAAPEEKARITARNLNFYYGQSHALKNINLKLAANRVTAFIGPSGCGKSTLLRVFNRMYDLYPGQRAEGEVLLDGTNILDPKLDLNLLRARVGMVFQKPTPFPMTIYENIAFGIRLYEKLPKSEMDDRIEAALKGGALWNEVKDKLNASGLSLSGGQQQRLCIARTVAIRPEVILFDEPCSALDPISTARIEELIGELKEKYTIAIVTHNMQQAARCSDYTTFMYLGDLIEFGETNQIFTNPTDKRTQDYITGRFG
- the pstA gene encoding phosphate ABC transporter permease PstA — protein: MNAIYASRRRKDIVIRALCWGAALFGVTWLALILFTLFYNGLAGISVQVFTENTPPPGASEGGLLNAIVGSIMMTIIGVGIGAPLGLFAGTYLAEYGRHDRLTTVVRFINDILLSAPSIIIGLFIYGAVVVPMGGFSGLAGGLALAVIVIPVVLRTTEDMLLLVPNPLREAASALGLPRSLVIKRVAYRAARAGLVTGVLLATARVAGETAPLLFTALSNQFFSANLGKAMANLPVTINNFVQSPYDYWKQLAWAGALIITVAVLALNIGARLLAAEKAPK